Sequence from the Burkholderia sp. GAS332 genome:
AGCTCCACGCGGCGATTTGGTGCCAGACAGTCGATCAGTGCCTGTTGGTTCCGGTTGTTACACTCCACCACCGGTCCTTCCTTGCCCCGACCGCGTGCCATCATCGGCGTCTTCACTCCACCGTTCTGCAGATAGCGTTTGACCGTCTCAGCACGCTTGGCCGACAACTGACGGTTATAGCTCTCGCTGCCGAGGCGGTCCGTATAGCCTTCAATGCGGATGCCCGTCACGTCGTCAACCTGCCGGAGATCCCGAACCAACTGGTCGAGCTTGGCCTTGCCGTCTGGCAACATGCCGGCCACATCGCTGCGATCGAACTTGAAGGTCGCGTCAGCCTGCAGCGTCATCTTTTCCGGTATCGGCGAGACGACCGGCGCGGCAACTGGCGGCGGTGTGCAGGCTTCGAGAGCGGCGCCGATGCTCGGCAAACCCTTCTCGACGCCGTCAACGACCCGCTGGCTCGCGTCGAAGTCACGCGTCCACGCTTCGTGGCCGGCATGAATCAGTTCAACCTCGGAACAGGCGGTCAAACGCTGCGCCTCCTGACACTGCGGAAAAAGCGGCGACGTTTTCGCGGCAAGAATCTGCTTCCACAGATCCGGGCGGACCACCGACGCCGTTCGCAACTCCGGATTGTCGACAGAAAGTCCCTGACCCGTTTCAAGAGCGGTGGTCAGGTGGTCGGCCTGGTGCAGCGCTTCTTCAACAAAACCCCAGCCGTCGTGAAGGGAGCGTTCATCGCGGGCGGCGTTAAGCCAGCATTGCGCCTTGTCGCCAAAATAGTTGTTCTTGCGCTCACCCAGCGCGTTCAGGCGTGTCTGAACTGCGTTCAGCATCGAACCATTCTTCGTGCTGCTATAGGTTTCAATCCACTGCGGCGTGACGGCTCCGGCGGGTACACCCTGCGAAGCCTTGAAACCAGTCTGCAGAACGGTAGGATCCTGAATCTGCAGGCGGTCGCGCGTCGCGGACGACGAACAGCCTGCAAGCATCGCGGCAAGCGCGATGGCAATCAATGAATACTTCATGTGTGTGTTCCATGGAAAGAGGGCCGCACGGAAGCTTCCCGTGCGACCCAGACAGCTAACGTCTCAAGCTTCTATTCAAGGCCTTGCGGCCATTGCTTAGTTGCCGAGGACGATGCCGATACCGGCGCGGACGATGGTGCTATTGCCGCCCGAGGTGGACACGCCAAGGTTGTAGTTGATCGTGCCCTTCTCGTTCCAGCGCGAGACGCCCAGGCCAACGGCCTGGTAGCCACGGTAGTTAGCCACACCAGCATTCAGCGTGGTACGACCCGGCAGGTACGGCGTGACGATGTTCAGAGCCGATGCCGAGGCAATACCTTTGGCAGCACTGCGGTCGACGTTGTTGATCGACTGCTGCATGCCGCCCATGGCGTTGTTCAACTGACCGAGGTTGACTGCATCGGTTGCCTGCGTACCCGCTGCGACGTTGGTGATCTGACGCTCGTTGCCGGCGGAACCCACCGATACCGAGTTGTCACGATCCGTCGTCGAGTTCGAACCCAGCGCGACCGAGTTAGTGTTCGGAGCCGAAGCACCCTGGCCCAGTGCAACCGAATTGTCACCCGCCGTCACCGCGTCCTTGCCGATTGCAATCGCTGCCGTGCCCGATGCAATAGCACCGTTACCGATCGCGATCGCGTCCGTACCCGAGGACACTGCAGCCGTACCACCGGAGGCAGGGGTGTTGATGTTGATGTAGGTCGTGTCACCCGTACCGCCACCGGCAAGGTTGTTCACCTGGCTTTGGAGGCTAGAGAACTGCGAGTAGTTGACCGCGTCATTCGCATTCGAACCCGCCGCCACGTTCGTCAGCGTCACCGGGTCATGACCCGCACCGCCGAGCGTCACGGTGTTCTTGCTCGAGTCGTCATAGGCCACTGCGTTTGCCGTCCCACCGCTGCCGGCGTTCTGCGAAACATAGTCTTTCATCTGGCCAAAGTTGACTGCATCGGTCAAGTCCGAAGCGGGAGCTACATTCTTCAACTGAACCAGCGCGGTGGAACCAAGACCGCCAAACGTGACCGTATTCTTGCTTGCGTTGTCGTAGGCAACAAACGCGTTGGTCACGTTACCCGACGTGTCGACATTCAGACCAGCGTCCTTCAATTGCTTGAGGTTCACTGCGTCGTTGTCGGCCGTTGCCGCAGCCACGTTCGAAACTTCAACCGCGGTCGTTGCACCGTTGCCGCCAAGCGTCAGCTTGTCACGCTTCGACGAGTCATACACCACGCCAAGGGGCGAGCCAGTCGTGCCAAGCGAGTTCAACGCGTCC
This genomic interval carries:
- a CDS encoding Outer membrane protein OmpA, yielding MKYSLIAIALAAMLAGCSSSATRDRLQIQDPTVLQTGFKASQGVPAGAVTPQWIETYSSTKNGSMLNAVQTRLNALGERKNNYFGDKAQCWLNAARDERSLHDGWGFVEEALHQADHLTTALETGQGLSVDNPELRTASVVRPDLWKQILAAKTSPLFPQCQEAQRLTACSEVELIHAGHEAWTRDFDASQRVVDGVEKGLPSIGAALEACTPPPVAAPVVSPIPEKMTLQADATFKFDRSDVAGMLPDGKAKLDQLVRDLRQVDDVTGIRIEGYTDRLGSESYNRQLSAKRAETVKRYLQNGGVKTPMMARGRGKEGPVVECNNRNQQALIDCLAPNRRVELDFARGNAHAQQMQPRQTQQQMQQQDPQD